One window of Acidobacteriaceae bacterium genomic DNA carries:
- a CDS encoding UxaA family hydrolase: MIHFLVHDAADNVGVAVVDLEPGTDCVGRNLTDNSTLKAHAEQAIPLGHKLALKDFAVGDTAIKYGCEIGKIVAPIKAGQHVHTHNLKTKRWA; this comes from the coding sequence ATGATTCACTTTCTCGTCCATGACGCCGCAGACAACGTTGGCGTCGCAGTCGTTGATCTTGAACCAGGCACCGATTGCGTCGGTAGAAACCTTACGGATAACTCAACGTTGAAGGCTCACGCGGAACAAGCAATTCCGCTGGGGCACAAACTTGCGCTCAAGGACTTTGCGGTCGGCGATACCGCAATCAAATATGGCTGTGAAATTGGCAAAATTGTTGCACCGATCAAGGCCGGCCAGCATGTTCACACACACAATCTGAAGACGAAGAGGTGGGCATAG
- a CDS encoding NAD-dependent succinate-semialdehyde dehydrogenase, with translation MSTTVIGEKTDLSQDKQHPYGSYIAGKWINTPEQMEVVDPSTAKPFAKVCSIQQEHVTAALEAADKAFREWRQLSALERGNILRRVADELIRRRTEIARTITLENGKPLAQSEGEVAMSADHLYWFAEEARRVYGRSIPNQVKGKRHLIVKTPIGVVGAIAPWNFPLVLSVRKVAPALAAGCPVILKPARQTPLSGVHLAECMETAGIPRGVFQLVIGNAAMISENLLSSPVCRKVSFTGSTQVGRLLIRNAAETIKPLCLELGGLAPVLVFDDCDLDVAVRETVIAKFRNTGQSCIAANRIYVQKKIHKEFTDRFCAAVSKLRTGPGLEPGIDVGPLINQSAVDAALQQVQDAVSKGARLLTGGKRIGNLTGFFIEPTVLDDVPASATCMCEETFAPVAPISTFETEEEVLERANSSPYGLSAYAMTSDLNRMLRLSERLEAGTIGINDGAPTVSSAPFGGVKQSGWGRELGIEGLDAFLETKHISIGNQI, from the coding sequence ATGTCGACGACTGTAATTGGAGAAAAGACGGACCTTTCGCAGGACAAGCAGCATCCGTATGGCTCGTATATCGCCGGTAAGTGGATTAATACACCGGAACAGATGGAGGTCGTCGATCCTTCCACTGCTAAACCATTCGCAAAAGTCTGCTCGATCCAACAGGAACATGTCACGGCCGCACTTGAAGCAGCAGACAAGGCGTTTCGCGAGTGGAGACAACTCTCCGCTCTGGAGCGCGGAAATATCCTGCGCCGCGTTGCGGATGAGTTGATACGCAGGCGAACCGAAATCGCGCGGACGATAACTCTGGAGAACGGAAAACCTCTTGCACAGAGTGAGGGTGAGGTTGCGATGTCTGCAGATCACCTTTATTGGTTCGCCGAGGAGGCGCGCCGCGTCTACGGACGCAGCATTCCGAACCAAGTGAAGGGCAAGCGGCATCTGATCGTGAAAACGCCGATTGGAGTCGTAGGGGCGATTGCGCCGTGGAACTTCCCTCTCGTTCTTTCCGTTCGCAAAGTGGCGCCAGCTTTGGCCGCAGGCTGCCCTGTCATCCTGAAGCCTGCCCGCCAAACGCCTCTGTCTGGCGTACATCTTGCGGAATGTATGGAGACTGCAGGTATACCGCGTGGCGTCTTTCAGTTAGTTATCGGCAATGCGGCAATGATCTCGGAGAACCTGCTCTCGAGCCCGGTTTGTCGAAAGGTTAGTTTCACCGGATCTACGCAAGTTGGCCGCCTTCTGATTCGAAATGCAGCCGAGACAATCAAGCCCCTCTGCCTCGAGCTTGGCGGGCTTGCTCCGGTGCTGGTCTTCGATGACTGTGACCTCGACGTTGCTGTGCGCGAGACAGTGATTGCAAAGTTCCGCAATACAGGTCAGTCCTGCATTGCAGCCAATCGTATTTACGTCCAGAAGAAGATCCACAAGGAGTTCACCGACCGATTCTGCGCGGCCGTGTCGAAGCTTCGCACCGGACCCGGCCTCGAACCAGGAATCGACGTCGGCCCACTTATCAATCAGTCTGCCGTGGACGCAGCTCTGCAGCAGGTACAAGACGCGGTGAGCAAGGGTGCCCGCCTCCTCACAGGCGGCAAACGCATCGGGAACCTGACAGGGTTCTTTATCGAGCCGACGGTTCTGGATGATGTTCCAGCCTCGGCCACCTGCATGTGTGAGGAGACCTTTGCTCCCGTCGCGCCAATCTCCACCTTCGAAACAGAAGAGGAGGTGCTGGAGCGTGCAAATAGTTCTCCCTACGGCCTGAGCGCCTATGCCATGACTTCCGACCTCAATCGGATGTTGCGTCTCAGCGAGCGGCTCGAGGCGGGAACGATTGGCATCAACGATGGTGCACCCACCGTCAGTAGTGCTCCATTCGGTGGCGTGAAGCAAAGCGGATGGGGGCGCGAGCTTGGAATTGAAGGGCTGGATGCCTTCCTCGAAACAAAACACATTTCCATCGGCAACCAAATCTGA
- a CDS encoding GntR family transcriptional regulator: MPRNATKTRVARHEIREEIERRILSGESKPGERLSQQSLARELGVAQGTVRESLLELQWLGLVESIDRLGVFVDKLDVGRICEAYQLREVLEGLAARLACNNAGRADIAALRSMADQIYKMAQEDDAETASVDRQFHLRIVELARNNTLMRLSQTYRALGMTVRAYREPAVIHAEHHRIVEAIEHNFAEEAERQARNHVVGAREMIETLARQGKFIPQWVK; encoded by the coding sequence ATGCCCCGGAACGCTACAAAAACTCGAGTGGCAAGACATGAGATCCGTGAAGAGATCGAACGAAGAATACTCTCCGGCGAAAGCAAGCCAGGAGAGCGACTGAGTCAGCAGAGTTTAGCCCGGGAGTTGGGTGTTGCTCAGGGCACGGTGCGAGAGTCCTTGTTGGAATTGCAGTGGCTGGGCCTTGTTGAATCCATCGACCGTCTGGGTGTTTTCGTCGACAAACTGGATGTGGGCCGCATCTGCGAGGCATACCAGCTCCGCGAAGTTCTTGAAGGCCTCGCAGCTCGGCTTGCCTGCAATAACGCGGGGCGCGCCGACATCGCAGCTCTTCGGTCTATGGCTGACCAAATTTACAAGATGGCTCAGGAGGATGACGCGGAGACAGCGTCAGTCGATCGCCAATTTCACCTGCGCATCGTGGAGCTGGCACGAAACAACACACTCATGCGACTCTCGCAGACATATCGCGCGCTCGGCATGACAGTCCGAGCATATCGCGAGCCGGCGGTGATTCATGCCGAGCACCATCGGATTGTCGAAGCCATTGAGCACAACTTTGCAGAAGAGGCTGAGCGTCAGGCACGCAATCATGTTGTTGGTGCGCGAGAGATGATCGAAACGCTCGCACGGCAAGGAAAATTTATACCGCAGTGGGTGAAATAG
- a CDS encoding diphosphate--fructose-6-phosphate 1-phosphotransferase, with protein MPESNLMIVQGGGPTAVFNASLAEIIAEAQRQPSIRSIFGSRYGIGGLFDDRIVDLTDASIADLELLRRTPGAALGSSRHSPTESELKKSLETLDRLKIDLLLFLGGNGTMRGAEIISKHCTSQGLDIRVLGVPKTIDNDIAATDRCPGYASAARYIATAAQELAADLRSLPQPVTILETMGRSVGWIAAATVLARTNDDSAPHLIYVPEVPFETEAFLSDLSRIVKRIGWAVVVVAEGIRHADGTLVYESSDSSQSDPLKRPMTGGVAQHLATIVSQRLGIRCRSEKPGLLGRASVACTSARDVEDAQQVGRAGVQALVSGQRDVMIALEPLGSEHATRIVPLAQAAGHERTIPDKWLQSGPIPVSKGFIDYVRPLVGPLEQHITELGRAVCEIGAK; from the coding sequence ATGCCTGAATCAAACCTGATGATCGTGCAAGGCGGCGGCCCGACGGCTGTCTTCAACGCCAGTCTTGCGGAGATCATTGCGGAAGCTCAACGGCAGCCTTCGATCCGATCGATCTTTGGCTCGCGTTATGGAATCGGGGGCCTGTTCGATGACAGGATTGTCGATCTTACGGATGCGTCTATCGCTGATCTCGAGCTTTTACGCAGGACGCCCGGCGCGGCATTGGGCTCGTCACGTCATAGTCCGACCGAATCGGAGTTGAAAAAATCGCTCGAGACTCTCGACCGGTTGAAGATCGATCTCCTGTTATTTCTCGGCGGCAATGGAACGATGCGTGGCGCCGAGATCATCAGCAAACACTGCACCTCGCAGGGGCTTGATATTCGAGTTCTCGGCGTTCCGAAGACGATCGACAATGACATTGCCGCAACGGATCGTTGCCCCGGGTATGCGAGTGCAGCACGTTATATCGCAACGGCTGCACAGGAGCTTGCTGCAGACCTGCGTTCCCTTCCCCAGCCGGTCACGATTCTGGAGACGATGGGGCGTTCGGTCGGATGGATTGCGGCCGCGACGGTACTCGCACGGACGAATGACGACAGCGCCCCGCACCTCATTTATGTTCCCGAAGTGCCGTTCGAAACTGAAGCCTTTCTTTCCGATTTGAGCCGCATTGTTAAGCGGATTGGTTGGGCCGTTGTCGTGGTGGCGGAGGGAATCAGGCATGCGGATGGAACGCTCGTGTATGAGAGCAGTGATTCCTCCCAGAGCGACCCCCTTAAGCGGCCGATGACGGGCGGCGTCGCGCAACATCTCGCAACGATTGTCAGCCAACGTCTCGGCATTCGGTGTCGCAGTGAAAAGCCAGGTCTACTGGGACGAGCATCCGTGGCCTGTACTTCAGCGCGTGATGTTGAAGATGCGCAGCAGGTAGGACGGGCAGGCGTGCAAGCGTTGGTATCGGGACAGAGAGACGTAATGATCGCGCTTGAGCCTCTCGGGTCGGAACACGCCACTCGAATCGTTCCCTTGGCGCAGGCTGCCGGCCACGAACGCACGATTCCGGACAAGTGGTTGCAGAGCGGCCCGATTCCGGTTAGCAAAGGATTTATTGACTACGTGCGTCCGCTGGTTGGGCCACTTGAGCAGCACATCACTGAACTCGGCAGAGCTGTTTGCGAGATAGGAGCAAAGTAA
- a CDS encoding MFS transporter, with amino-acid sequence MDRSTSDARLGSELRKMSMGESGVRVPEIAERQRETAGSGVEDAVYRRRWLILGLLFSITVINFIDRQTLSVLAPVIRSIFHLTNVEYGRIVAALQFGMMSGEFPMGYLMDRWGTRLGISLAVAWWSSATAAQVFAKSGTQFGLIRYWMGTGECGNFSGGVKTATRLFAPSERTLAIGIFNSGSMVGATIAPPLIVYLLHRFGFRAAFLVPSALGIIWVIAWWFVYQREVVPPREVRQGQKKISLRELLSDSSAWAVMMCRFFVGPVIQFYWYWIPSYLYSVRHMTLMQVGFVSWIPFLMGDGGNIFGGWAAGVLLRRGVPVASTRRWLMYGSSAFCFASMLVPLARGSGLALALIGVAVCAHNFLSANMYGAITDLFPDAKVGRATGLTGVAGGLSGLLFPLLTGILVDRFSYRPVFVLIAIMPLIGTFALFILGRKYRTTSLAYSAS; translated from the coding sequence ATGGACCGAAGCACGAGCGATGCGCGGTTAGGTTCCGAGCTCCGTAAAATGTCGATGGGTGAGAGTGGGGTACGCGTGCCGGAGATAGCGGAACGGCAGAGAGAAACAGCCGGCTCGGGTGTGGAAGATGCGGTCTACCGGCGGCGCTGGCTCATCCTCGGGCTGCTGTTTTCCATCACGGTAATCAACTTCATCGATCGTCAGACGCTGTCTGTGCTGGCGCCGGTTATTCGTTCCATCTTCCACCTGACAAACGTGGAGTATGGGCGCATCGTCGCGGCGCTGCAGTTCGGCATGATGTCCGGCGAGTTCCCAATGGGCTACCTGATGGATCGTTGGGGAACGCGGCTGGGAATCTCCCTGGCGGTGGCGTGGTGGTCTTCCGCAACGGCCGCCCAGGTGTTTGCGAAGTCTGGCACTCAGTTTGGATTGATCCGTTATTGGATGGGAACGGGTGAGTGCGGGAACTTCTCAGGTGGCGTGAAGACCGCGACGAGACTCTTTGCGCCATCGGAACGAACACTGGCTATTGGCATCTTCAACAGCGGCAGCATGGTTGGAGCGACGATCGCGCCTCCGCTGATCGTGTATCTTCTGCACCGCTTCGGATTTCGCGCAGCGTTTCTGGTGCCGTCAGCGCTCGGAATCATCTGGGTGATCGCCTGGTGGTTCGTCTATCAGCGTGAAGTCGTGCCACCGAGAGAGGTTCGGCAGGGGCAAAAAAAGATTTCACTTCGCGAGCTGCTGAGCGATTCGTCCGCCTGGGCCGTGATGATGTGCAGGTTCTTCGTTGGGCCTGTAATTCAGTTCTACTGGTACTGGATTCCGAGTTACCTCTACAGCGTCCGCCACATGACGTTGATGCAGGTCGGCTTCGTGAGTTGGATTCCGTTTCTGATGGGAGACGGTGGAAACATTTTTGGCGGATGGGCTGCCGGAGTCCTGCTGCGCCGTGGCGTTCCGGTCGCCAGCACGAGGCGCTGGCTAATGTACGGAAGCAGCGCCTTCTGTTTCGCGAGCATGCTTGTGCCGTTGGCCCGCGGCAGCGGTTTGGCACTTGCGCTGATCGGCGTTGCAGTGTGCGCGCACAACTTCCTGTCAGCAAATATGTATGGAGCGATCACCGACCTGTTTCCGGATGCGAAGGTCGGCCGTGCCACCGGGCTGACCGGAGTGGCTGGCGGTCTCAGCGGACTGCTGTTCCCTCTTCTCACAGGCATTCTGGTCGATCGCTTCTCCTACCGGCCTGTTTTCGTCCTGATCGCAATCATGCCTCTGATCGGGACCTTCGCGCTCTTTATCCTGGGCCGAAAGTACCGGACCACGAGCCTGGCATATTCTGCTTCGTAA
- a CDS encoding tagatose 1,6-diphosphate aldolase — MRKKLTPGKAAGLKAVADHRGVIAAAAMDQRGLLKQMLVRELGGKEPTNDMMSEFKEIVARSLTKHASSILLDVQYGLKATHNINGKGLLLAYEHAGYSPDKPERLPSLSDGWSALRLKEAGADAVKILVYYTPFEKEWVNEQKHAWVERVGAECRGADIPFFLEFLTYSVHGEDEKGPEFARRKPEIILASMEEFAKERYGADVLKVDVPVQMAYVEGTKAFKGDAAYTRDEAKRLIREAADKTDLPIVYLSAGVSSPVFIETLELAADAGVEFHGVLAGRATWQDGVPVYVKEGPEALERWMDTQGAQNIENINRALRLAKPWTEARAMRG, encoded by the coding sequence ATGCGCAAGAAGCTTACACCGGGAAAAGCCGCAGGACTCAAAGCGGTTGCCGATCATCGCGGAGTTATCGCTGCGGCTGCCATGGATCAGAGAGGACTGTTGAAGCAGATGCTGGTCCGGGAGCTCGGAGGCAAAGAGCCGACGAACGACATGATGTCCGAGTTTAAGGAGATCGTAGCGCGTTCGCTCACTAAGCATGCGTCGTCGATTCTGCTGGATGTCCAGTACGGCTTAAAAGCTACGCACAACATCAATGGGAAGGGATTGCTCCTGGCCTATGAGCACGCCGGCTACAGCCCGGATAAACCGGAGCGGCTGCCGTCCTTGTCTGATGGCTGGTCGGCGCTGCGCCTGAAGGAAGCCGGTGCGGATGCAGTAAAGATTCTTGTGTATTACACGCCCTTCGAAAAGGAGTGGGTAAACGAACAGAAACACGCCTGGGTGGAACGTGTGGGAGCCGAGTGTCGCGGAGCCGATATACCGTTCTTTCTCGAGTTCCTCACCTACAGCGTGCATGGCGAGGATGAAAAAGGACCCGAGTTCGCACGCCGGAAGCCGGAGATCATTCTCGCTTCGATGGAAGAGTTTGCGAAGGAACGCTATGGCGCGGACGTGCTGAAGGTCGACGTTCCCGTTCAGATGGCGTACGTCGAGGGAACAAAGGCGTTCAAGGGCGATGCAGCGTATACGCGTGACGAGGCGAAGAGACTGATCCGGGAAGCCGCGGACAAGACAGATCTGCCAATCGTGTATCTCTCTGCAGGGGTGAGCAGCCCCGTGTTCATCGAGACACTGGAACTGGCTGCAGATGCGGGTGTGGAGTTCCACGGTGTGCTGGCCGGTCGTGCAACATGGCAGGATGGCGTTCCCGTGTACGTGAAAGAGGGACCGGAGGCACTGGAGAGATGGATGGACACGCAGGGCGCGCAGAATATTGAGAATATCAATCGTGCACTGCGGCTGGCGAAGCCATGGACCGAAGCACGAGCGATGCGCGGTTAG
- a CDS encoding DUF5054 domain-containing protein — MQSPSSQDAEHVRRVLVMFKCHFDAGFIDTQQHVVQKYFQQYFPAAIRVARESRQQGKPRYVWTTGSWLLYRYLEQASGTVRKDAEQAIADGDLAWHALPFNWQTELMDESQISGSLAISRSLDTRFGKKTTGAKMTDVPGHTRGLVTPLAQGGVTFLDIGVNGGSRPATLPPLFLWKDTRGASLTVMYHHNYGGITVVPNSDLAIDIEVRGDNSGPHTPAEIEAIYANLKKRFPNAEITATGLGQIAEAVEPHRADLPVVTQEIGDTWIYGVPSDPIKVARYREVSRLRNAWIARGEFQCGDKTDLALLSDLLLEAEHTWGTDTKTWLDFDNYKPDQLARMLPTKNYQVVTYSWQEKRQDLFSALATLPVALQKESQEAIATLDAHEPSPSKGHHLHAGGEIESEHFRVQINPKTGALHRLLSKSSGQEWASSDKPLAVLAYQTLSTEDYDRFFKNYIIAKADWITKDFGKPNIDRIGAVSKTWYPTVDSIHTKKDDDGHTIIIASSIKDRKAFESGMASFPQRFYVEISLPDAEPTISMTVSWFGKPSTRLPESLWLSFNPQTSDDAQWTFEKCSEAISPDDVVVAGARHMHSLSSGFSCRSGKSTLFVDTIDAPVVALGERSPLNFSQDQPDLSQGVHCNLFNNAWGTNYIQWFGEDCRLRFKLRESQQA; from the coding sequence ATGCAATCTCCATCATCGCAGGATGCCGAACATGTTCGCCGCGTGTTGGTGATGTTCAAGTGTCACTTCGATGCCGGTTTTATTGATACCCAGCAACACGTTGTACAGAAATACTTCCAGCAGTATTTCCCGGCAGCGATTCGAGTCGCGCGCGAGTCGCGTCAGCAGGGAAAGCCCCGCTACGTTTGGACCACCGGGTCCTGGCTGCTCTACCGATATCTCGAACAAGCTTCCGGCACTGTGCGAAAAGACGCAGAGCAGGCAATCGCCGACGGCGATCTTGCTTGGCACGCGCTGCCGTTCAACTGGCAGACGGAGCTGATGGATGAATCCCAGATCTCTGGCAGCCTGGCGATCTCTCGCTCGCTCGATACGAGGTTCGGTAAGAAAACTACGGGCGCGAAGATGACTGACGTGCCGGGACATACGCGCGGCCTCGTTACGCCGCTTGCTCAAGGTGGCGTCACCTTCCTCGACATTGGCGTGAACGGCGGAAGTCGTCCCGCAACTCTCCCGCCGCTCTTCCTGTGGAAAGACACGCGTGGTGCCTCACTGACAGTCATGTATCACCACAACTACGGCGGGATCACAGTCGTACCCAACTCCGATCTCGCAATTGACATAGAAGTCCGCGGAGACAACAGCGGCCCGCACACTCCTGCAGAGATTGAAGCCATCTATGCGAATCTGAAGAAGCGTTTTCCGAACGCTGAAATCACAGCGACCGGCCTCGGCCAGATTGCCGAAGCCGTAGAGCCTCATCGCGCTGACCTTCCCGTCGTGACTCAGGAGATCGGCGATACCTGGATCTACGGTGTTCCCAGCGATCCCATCAAGGTGGCACGCTACAGGGAAGTGTCCCGTCTGCGTAATGCATGGATTGCCCGTGGCGAATTTCAGTGCGGCGACAAGACGGATCTAGCTCTCCTCTCCGATCTTCTCCTTGAAGCCGAACACACCTGGGGCACCGACACGAAGACGTGGCTGGACTTCGACAACTACAAGCCAGATCAGTTGGCCCGCATGCTGCCGACGAAGAATTACCAGGTAGTCACTTATAGCTGGCAGGAGAAGCGGCAGGACCTGTTCTCAGCGTTAGCGACATTGCCCGTCGCGCTGCAGAAGGAGAGTCAGGAGGCGATTGCGACGCTCGATGCTCACGAGCCATCACCCTCGAAGGGACATCACCTGCACGCCGGCGGAGAGATCGAATCCGAACACTTCCGCGTGCAGATCAATCCGAAGACTGGAGCGCTCCACCGTCTGTTGAGCAAGAGCTCGGGCCAGGAATGGGCCTCGTCAGACAAGCCCCTCGCCGTGCTCGCCTATCAGACGCTTTCGACCGAGGATTACGACCGTTTCTTCAAGAACTACATCATTGCGAAAGCAGACTGGATCACCAAAGACTTCGGCAAACCAAACATCGATCGCATCGGTGCAGTTAGCAAGACGTGGTACCCAACCGTGGACTCAATCCACACGAAGAAGGACGACGACGGCCACACGATCATCATCGCCTCGAGCATCAAGGATCGCAAAGCTTTCGAATCTGGTATGGCGTCATTCCCGCAGCGGTTCTATGTGGAGATCTCACTTCCGGATGCCGAACCCACAATCTCAATGACCGTCTCGTGGTTCGGTAAACCGTCCACGCGTCTTCCGGAATCCCTCTGGCTTTCGTTCAATCCACAAACATCCGACGATGCTCAGTGGACATTCGAAAAGTGTTCCGAGGCCATCTCACCGGACGATGTTGTCGTCGCCGGCGCCCGTCACATGCACAGCCTCTCTTCCGGCTTCAGCTGCCGCTCCGGTAAGAGCACTTTGTTTGTCGATACGATCGACGCTCCTGTTGTCGCACTCGGAGAGAGATCTCCGCTCAACTTCTCTCAGGACCAGCCAGACCTCAGCCAAGGCGTCCACTGCAATCTGTTCAACAACGCGTGGGGGACAAATTACATTCAGTGGTTTGGCGAAGATTGTCGACTGCGTTTCAAGCTCCGCGAATCACAGCAGGCATAA
- a CDS encoding glucoamylase family protein: MDRRHVLKLLAATAALPGLAPKVRGQAAQTSVTAPPYRPTTADSTFLDDLQRRACRFFLEQGSPTTGQVLDRAKAFDPPGVRDKRRMASIAATGFGLTALCIADRRGYIPHATVLARVRNTLRFHHDKMEDNHGFFTHFNDIESGYPYQGSEVSPIDTSLLLCGVLTARQYFRRDREIYQLATDLYHRVDWQWMLNGGDMFAMGWRNGNFLSGRWNHYCELMMMYLLALGSPTHPIDAACWNAWERPVMHFEDFTYISAADPLFVHQYSHAWFDFRKKRDKFANYFENSITATRAHEAFCLSLGQPYSADYWGISASDTQHGYRAWGGPPAHGGIDGSVVPCAAGGSLAFVPEDCLRVLRALKQNYSDKAWGRYGFCDAFHPQADWYDADCLGIDLGITVVMAENLRTGFVWNTFALNPEVAVAFQRAGFHPG; the protein is encoded by the coding sequence ATGGACCGCCGACACGTTTTGAAGCTTCTGGCTGCAACCGCTGCGCTGCCTGGGCTGGCGCCCAAGGTGCGCGGCCAGGCTGCGCAGACTTCGGTGACCGCCCCGCCCTACCGACCTACGACCGCAGACAGCACTTTTCTGGACGATCTTCAGCGGCGCGCGTGCAGGTTCTTTCTGGAGCAGGGTAGTCCGACGACGGGCCAGGTCCTGGACCGCGCAAAGGCGTTTGACCCGCCAGGCGTGCGCGACAAACGACGCATGGCGTCCATTGCTGCGACCGGGTTTGGGCTCACAGCGCTATGCATTGCGGATCGGCGTGGGTACATTCCGCATGCGACCGTGCTCGCACGTGTGCGGAATACGCTGCGATTCCATCACGACAAGATGGAAGACAATCATGGATTCTTCACGCACTTCAATGACATCGAAAGCGGATATCCGTATCAAGGGAGTGAGGTCTCGCCGATTGATACGTCGCTGCTTCTTTGTGGTGTGCTGACGGCGCGGCAGTATTTCCGGCGCGATCGTGAGATCTATCAACTGGCAACCGATCTTTACCATCGCGTCGACTGGCAGTGGATGCTGAACGGCGGAGATATGTTCGCGATGGGGTGGCGGAATGGAAATTTTCTGAGCGGTCGATGGAATCACTACTGCGAACTCATGATGATGTATCTGCTGGCGCTCGGATCACCGACGCATCCGATTGACGCGGCATGCTGGAACGCGTGGGAACGGCCAGTAATGCACTTCGAGGACTTCACGTATATCTCGGCCGCTGATCCGCTTTTCGTTCATCAGTACAGCCACGCGTGGTTCGATTTTCGTAAGAAGCGGGATAAGTTCGCGAACTATTTCGAGAATTCGATCACGGCGACACGTGCGCATGAGGCGTTTTGCCTCTCGCTGGGGCAGCCGTATTCGGCCGACTACTGGGGCATCTCGGCGTCAGACACGCAACATGGGTATCGAGCGTGGGGTGGGCCGCCGGCGCATGGCGGCATTGATGGATCCGTTGTGCCGTGTGCCGCCGGAGGGTCGCTTGCATTTGTGCCGGAGGACTGCCTGCGAGTGCTGCGTGCGCTGAAGCAAAACTATAGCGACAAGGCGTGGGGACGATATGGATTCTGCGATGCGTTTCATCCGCAGGCGGATTGGTATGACGCGGATTGCCTTGGAATCGATCTGGGCATCACGGTCGTGATGGCGGAGAATCTGCGGACCGGTTTTGTGTGGAACACGTTCGCGCTCAATCCGGAGGTTGCTGTTGCGTTCCAGCGAGCCGGATTCCACCCAGGCTGA